Proteins from one Vicugna pacos chromosome 25, VicPac4, whole genome shotgun sequence genomic window:
- the LOC140689132 gene encoding olfactory receptor 14A16-like, translating into MAKVSMSITEFVLMGFSDSREGQVLHVILFLFIYLAALVGNLLIVLLTTLDQHLHSPMHFFLKTLSLLDVCFISVTVPKAIIQSLTQNSSISFLGCVAQVFLVVLFACAELTLLTVMSYDRYVAICRPLHYQVVMKKAACEQMLAASWLSGIASGLLNTSVTFSLPFCRSNFVHQFFCEIPSLLKLSCSEKFVAEIGAIIVTTSLGIVCFISILVSYIHIFSTVMSIPSVKGRSKAFSTCIPHLVVVTVFLNTGSIAYLKPVSESPSVSDLMVSVFYTMVPPTLNPIIYSLKNQDIKAAFWKMLRKTIFKYNDGNKNSNNNKGIDTSFNSDKHEVKLVNCNRLPAI; encoded by the coding sequence ATGGCCAAAGTCAGCATGTCCATCACTGAATTCGTCCTCATGGGATTTTCAGATAGCCGGGAGGGGCAAGTCCTCCATGTCATTCTGTTCTTATTCATCTACCTGGCAGCTCTGGTTGGCAATCTTCTCATTGTTCTTCTTACTACTTTGGATCAGCACCTCCACAGTCCTATGCACTTTTTTCTGAAGACACTGTCACTGTTAGATGTCTGTTTCATCTCTGTCACAGTTCCCAAGGCCATCATTCAGTCTTTGACCCAAAATAGTTCCATATCTTTCCTTGGGTGTGTGGCACAagtttttctggttgttttgtttGCATGTGCAGAGTTGACATTGCTCACAGTGATGTCTTATGACCGATATGTGGCTATTTGCCGCCCCCTACATTATCAGGTTGTCATGAAGAAAGCAGCCTGTGAGCAGATGTTGGCTGCTTCATGGCTCAGCGGGATTGCCTCTGGGCTCCTGAATACATCTGTGACCTTCTCATTACCATTCTGTAGGTCAAATTTTGTCCATCAGTTCTTCTGTGAGATTCCTTCATTGCTCAAACTTTCCTGCTCAGAGAAGTTCGTTGCTGAGATTGGAGCCATCATTGTCACAACATCCTTGGGGATCGTGTGTTTTATTTCAATCCTGGTTTCTTATATCCACATCTTCTCCACAGTTATGAGCATTCCATCCGTGAAAGGCAGGTCAAAAGCTTTCTCAACATGCATTCCTCATCTTGTGGTTGTTACTGTTTTCCTCAATACAGGGTCCATTGCCTACCTAAAGCCAGTGTCAGAGTCTCCTTCTGTTTCAGACCTGATGGTGTCTGTCTTCTACACCATGGTACCACCAACTCTGAATCCCATCATTTACAGCCTGAAGAACCAGGATATAAAAGCTGCTTTCTGGAAAATGCTGAGAAAGACCATATTTAAATACAATGATGGCAAcaaaaatagcaacaacaacaaaggcaTAGATACTTCATTTAATTCAGACAAACATGAAGTCAAACTAGTTAATTGTAACAGGCTTCCTGCTATTTAA